The sequence TAGCAATGCTGTAATCCCCGCTCATACCCATTGATAAAATAGGCTTGGATATACCTTGCGATTTTATCCACGAAATATGTTTTTTAAACAATAAGCTCAAATGATTGAATTCACTTTGAATGATAGCTGTATTCTCAGTAAAGGATGCCATACCCATAAAACCCTGAATAGAAATGTTTGTTAAAGTAGATGATACATCCATAATTTCCAGCAATTCAACTTCATCTAATCCAAATTTGCTCTCTTCTTTAGCAATATAAATTTGTAATAAACAAGGAATCACTCTATTGCATTTAGCTGCTTGCTTATTTATTTCACGTAATAGTTTTAAACTATCTACCCCATGAATTAGATGAACAAAGGGTGCTATATATTTTACCTTGTTCGATTGTAAGTGACCAATAAAATGCCAACGAATATCTTTTGGCAATGCAGCTGCTTTATCTACTAATTCCTGAACATAGTTTTCA is a genomic window of Sediminibacterium sp. TEGAF015 containing:
- a CDS encoding YggS family pyridoxal phosphate-dependent enzyme, which codes for MPVNTVAYKEIIDQFLLTDTTLVAVSKTKPNEDILALYELGQRDFGENYVQELVDKAAALPKDIRWHFIGHLQSNKVKYIAPFVHLIHGVDSLKLLREINKQAAKCNRVIPCLLQIYIAKEESKFGLDEVELLEIMDVSSTLTNISIQGFMGMASFTENTAIIQSEFNHLSLLFKKHISWIKSQGISKPILSMGMSGDYSIAIEQGSNMVRIGSLLFGARNYAQ